The Methanoplanus sp. FWC-SCC4 genome has a window encoding:
- the cfbA gene encoding sirohydrochlorin nickelochelatase, which translates to MSKTGFLLVGHGSKKPYNKKLIDNTAELIAKKEADYIVKSAFMENSSPTIEEMLDEFRKEDIESLVVVPLFLARGVHIDEDIPGILGLEEGSHKGVFTLESGEIPLIYARPIGENPMLADLMITSAKRAVEEHL; encoded by the coding sequence ATGTCTAAGACAGGATTCTTACTGGTCGGTCATGGCAGTAAAAAGCCATACAATAAAAAACTGATCGATAACACAGCAGAATTGATTGCAAAGAAAGAAGCGGATTATATCGTAAAGTCTGCATTTATGGAGAACAGTTCCCCTACAATTGAGGAGATGCTTGACGAATTCAGGAAAGAAGACATTGAATCACTTGTTGTTGTCCCTCTGTTTCTCGCCAGGGGTGTACACATAGATGAAGATATTCCCGGAATTTTAGGTCTTGAAGAGGGAAGCCATAAAGGCGTATTCACTCTTGAAAGTGGTGAGATTCCACTGATTTATGCACGTCCTATCGGTGAAAACCCGATGCTTGCTGATCTTATGATTACAAGTGCAAAGCGTGCAGTTGAAGAACACCTTTAA
- a CDS encoding Holliday junction resolvase: MKGYAYRLKQSKFNTQYVDILVDSLDPRYYLAIECKSIQGKKLYFSQHFHEDKNNVHQIDSITDFIKKTGRRGFLAVEFRGGRGKQNVAYLLPWEKLQEFRENSPGISREDFKCGIELKRSSGCYILNDLYPKELDIL; this comes from the coding sequence TTGAAAGGATACGCATACAGACTAAAACAGTCTAAGTTCAACACACAGTACGTTGACATACTTGTGGATTCACTTGATCCCCGTTATTATCTTGCAATCGAATGCAAATCAATACAGGGTAAGAAATTATATTTTTCCCAGCACTTCCATGAAGATAAGAATAATGTTCATCAGATAGATTCAATTACAGATTTTATAAAAAAAACCGGCAGGCGTGGTTTTCTTGCAGTAGAATTCCGGGGAGGAAGAGGAAAACAAAATGTGGCATACCTGCTCCCATGGGAGAAATTACAGGAATTTCGTGAAAATTCACCGGGAATTTCAAGAGAAGATTTCAAATGCGGGATTGAACTAAAAAGATCATCAGGTTGTTATATTCTAAATGATCTATACCCAAAGGAATTAGATATTTTATAA
- a CDS encoding methanogenesis marker 9 domain-containing protein: MMDPYDRYELMINGRTVKTPVAIASMAGIVDANYVLERKDYAGIAFLGGFSIDEPAMNASLIMEEEGRKEFILKDPVEEIKEQVLKLKDTDVIPGINLRGTNPESFVNIATAIGKDAIYEIDAHCRQPSMINAGSGEFLLKNTDHLSEIIKSLKELDVTVSVKIRAGVAEDDAELAKLIWKAGADIIHVDLMDFGHAKLRVIRNSCPLLIIANNSINNFEKMREMLTHGADIVSLARHSDSETLKNLSESIAKYADETGWYNSPKQLCRGGDLRSLTFCCKPVKQCPLLPAIKKIGMSPKEFHDLKVSIVENTPLASGESTCFGSLAWCCKSSTPCMFRDISLRKEGLSHSDYMRYKHRLSEKIMKKIFEEKDEVSC; encoded by the coding sequence ATGATGGATCCATATGATCGTTACGAGCTGATGATTAACGGCCGTACAGTAAAAACACCGGTTGCAATTGCATCCATGGCAGGAATTGTGGATGCCAATTATGTACTGGAAAGAAAGGATTATGCGGGTATTGCATTTTTGGGAGGATTTTCAATAGATGAACCTGCAATGAATGCAAGTCTTATAATGGAAGAAGAAGGTAGAAAAGAATTCATTTTAAAAGACCCTGTAGAAGAAATAAAAGAGCAGGTCTTAAAATTAAAGGATACGGATGTTATCCCCGGAATCAATCTTCGCGGTACAAACCCGGAATCATTTGTAAATATCGCCACAGCCATAGGGAAGGATGCCATATATGAAATTGACGCACACTGCCGACAGCCTTCAATGATAAATGCAGGAAGCGGAGAATTCCTGTTAAAAAATACTGACCATCTTTCTGAAATTATTAAATCACTAAAAGAGCTTGATGTAACGGTTTCAGTAAAAATCCGTGCAGGTGTTGCGGAAGATGACGCTGAACTTGCAAAATTAATCTGGAAAGCGGGCGCAGATATAATTCATGTTGATCTGATGGACTTTGGACACGCTAAACTTCGTGTTATCAGAAACAGCTGCCCCCTTTTAATTATCGCCAATAATTCAATAAACAATTTTGAAAAAATGAGGGAAATGCTTACGCACGGGGCTGACATCGTATCCCTGGCACGCCATTCAGATTCAGAAACACTTAAAAATTTAAGTGAATCCATTGCAAAATATGCGGATGAAACAGGATGGTACAATTCACCAAAGCAGCTTTGCCGTGGCGGAGATCTAAGAAGTCTTACATTTTGCTGTAAGCCGGTAAAACAGTGCCCCCTTCTTCCTGCAATAAAAAAAATAGGGATGTCTCCAAAAGAGTTTCACGATTTAAAAGTGTCAATAGTTGAAAACACCCCGCTTGCATCAGGTGAAAGCACATGTTTTGGAAGCCTTGCATGGTGCTGCAAGAGTTCAACTCCATGCATGTTCAGAGACATATCACTTAGAAAAGAAGGACTGTCGCACAGCGATTATATGCGTTACAAGCACCGTCTCTCTGAAAAAATAATGAAAAAGATTTTTGAGGAAAAAGATGAGGTCTCCTGCTGA
- a CDS encoding triphosphoribosyl-dephospho-CoA synthase, whose translation MRSPAENAQLAMMLEVCAEVKPGNVDRHHDYEDTSLQHFLASTIFVRPVFKRAENSSDNIGRLIYDAVSVTNTHSGGNTHFGAFILLIPLIAGGGIKGAKEIVKNTTVDDAVMFYRAFGLTKVRMKDSDLEMDVNDPSATDSLIENNTTLYDVMEYSSTVDMVAAEWINGFSLTRKTADFLKNSDNGQKAIIDAFMNLLASETDTFVVKKLGSKTAEKLKNKAKEALDGNISLEELDRICLLKGINPGSLADITIAGIFVALMEGWNWDF comes from the coding sequence ATGAGGTCTCCTGCTGAAAATGCTCAGCTTGCAATGATGCTTGAGGTCTGCGCCGAGGTAAAACCCGGAAACGTAGACCGCCACCATGACTATGAAGATACTTCATTGCAGCATTTTCTCGCATCCACTATTTTTGTCCGCCCTGTCTTCAAACGTGCGGAAAATTCATCAGACAATATCGGACGTCTCATATATGACGCAGTTTCGGTTACAAACACCCACTCCGGCGGCAACACCCATTTTGGCGCATTTATTCTGTTAATACCCCTCATTGCAGGAGGAGGAATAAAAGGCGCAAAAGAGATTGTAAAAAATACAACTGTCGATGACGCGGTTATGTTTTACAGGGCATTTGGGCTTACTAAAGTCAGAATGAAAGATTCTGATCTTGAAATGGATGTAAATGACCCTTCTGCCACAGACTCACTGATTGAAAATAATACAACACTTTACGATGTGATGGAATATTCATCAACAGTAGATATGGTTGCAGCCGAGTGGATTAACGGATTTTCACTCACCAGAAAAACAGCTGATTTTCTGAAAAATTCTGACAACGGCCAAAAGGCCATCATTGACGCTTTTATGAATCTCTTAGCCTCTGAAACGGATACCTTTGTTGTAAAAAAACTGGGATCCAAAACTGCCGAGAAACTGAAAAACAAGGCAAAAGAAGCACTTGACGGGAATATCTCTCTTGAAGAACTTGACAGAATATGCCTTTTAAAAGGAATTAATCCGGGTTCTCTTGCAGACATCACAATTGCAGGTATTTTTGTTGCTTTAATGGAGGGTTGGAATTGGGACTTTTAA
- a CDS encoding DUF447 domain-containing protein produces the protein MGLLREGINEVIATTKLNAAPIGIIKRNDATPKMVLFHGTHTKKNILDSGVVVANLIYDPVCYVKTAFEDISKDHFVEKKVNDFTVWHLREAEAWAAYETKVLHDTEESIVVELTLIKEEILKSETHPVNRGFNNIIDATVHATRYVLNRDPNLKSLIDYHLSVARKCGGKRELKAVELLNSYIDSE, from the coding sequence TTGGGACTTTTAAGAGAAGGAATTAATGAAGTCATTGCCACAACAAAATTAAATGCAGCTCCCATCGGGATTATAAAAAGGAATGATGCAACACCAAAGATGGTACTGTTCCACGGCACACATACTAAAAAAAATATTCTGGATTCAGGAGTGGTTGTTGCAAACCTGATATATGATCCGGTGTGTTATGTGAAAACAGCTTTTGAGGATATTTCAAAAGACCATTTTGTTGAAAAAAAGGTGAACGATTTTACAGTATGGCACCTCAGAGAAGCAGAGGCATGGGCCGCATATGAAACAAAAGTCCTGCACGACACTGAAGAATCAATTGTGGTTGAACTAACTTTGATAAAAGAGGAAATTCTCAAATCCGAAACTCATCCGGTGAACAGGGGATTCAATAATATTATTGACGCAACAGTTCATGCAACGCGTTACGTTTTAAACCGTGATCCAAATCTTAAATCACTTATTGATTATCATCTTTCAGTTGCAAGGAAATGCGGCGGTAAAAGAGAATTAAAAGCAGTTGAACTTTTAAATTCTTATATTGATTCAGAATAA
- a CDS encoding type IV pilin N-terminal domain-containing protein, which produces MRFTKEEEAVSPVIGVILMVAITVILAAVIAVFVFGLAGDLESGAQKDVRVQVSSDSAGNVVFVIFSGSDLGSISSLTASNGTATSDIVFTGAENTTVGAQLPTPFAKGDSSVVLTATFNDGTSQVLAKT; this is translated from the coding sequence ATGAGGTTTACAAAAGAAGAAGAGGCTGTCTCACCTGTTATTGGTGTGATCCTCATGGTCGCAATTACTGTCATTCTCGCAGCAGTTATTGCAGTGTTCGTGTTTGGCCTTGCCGGCGATCTTGAAAGCGGTGCACAGAAGGATGTAAGAGTTCAGGTATCATCAGATTCAGCAGGTAATGTAGTATTTGTTATATTTTCAGGAAGTGATCTTGGATCAATTAGCTCTCTGACCGCATCAAACGGTACTGCTACCAGCGACATTGTATTTACAGGTGCTGAAAATACAACTGTAGGTGCTCAGCTTCCAACTCCGTTTGCCAAAGGCGATTCATCAGTTGTTCTGACAGCAACATTCAATGACGGAACCTCACAGGTTCTTGCAAAGACATAA
- a CDS encoding DUF7521 family protein — protein MEIDPILMNQVLSVIAIITLGLGAALIVYLYDAYRHVKEESLLLLIYGLFVLVVGIVLTDLTSIFTSDLFWIFWSELFSRLLVIIGIIVIIYSILKE, from the coding sequence ATGGAAATTGATCCGATTTTGATGAATCAGGTATTGTCTGTTATTGCGATTATTACGCTTGGCCTTGGAGCTGCCCTGATTGTGTACCTTTATGATGCTTACAGACACGTAAAAGAGGAAAGTCTTCTTCTATTGATTTACGGTCTTTTTGTTCTTGTTGTAGGAATTGTTCTGACTGATCTCACATCAATATTCACTTCAGATTTGTTTTGGATATTCTGGTCTGAGTTGTTTTCCAGGCTTCTTGTGATTATCGGCATCATTGTGATCATTTATTCCATATTAAAGGAGTAG
- a CDS encoding Lrp/AsnC family transcriptional regulator, with translation MLDKVDNAILNELAKDGRTSMADLGKKLNIAPSTVFKRIEKLKSSGIIQRFTIVVNPEYFKHSIIVFLSITVDPMEKPEVEHFLLRMDHMLEVYETLEPSDFLAKVRVHEIGELKSDILIPLSELPGVREIKPILTVKKVKEQFWNIEEYDLHGN, from the coding sequence ATGTTGGATAAAGTTGATAATGCAATCCTGAATGAACTTGCCAAAGATGGAAGAACATCCATGGCCGATCTTGGCAAAAAATTAAACATTGCGCCGTCTACTGTGTTTAAGCGAATTGAAAAACTTAAATCAAGTGGTATAATCCAGCGTTTTACAATTGTGGTAAATCCGGAATACTTTAAACATTCAATTATCGTTTTTCTCTCAATTACAGTAGATCCTATGGAAAAACCCGAAGTTGAACACTTCCTGTTGAGAATGGACCATATGCTTGAGGTCTATGAAACACTTGAGCCAAGTGATTTTCTGGCAAAAGTCAGAGTTCATGAAATAGGCGAACTTAAAAGTGATATCCTTATACCTTTGAGTGAACTGCCCGGTGTCAGAGAAATAAAACCGATACTTACTGTGAAAAAAGTAAAAGAACAATTCTGGAATATAGAGGAGTATGATTTACATGGAAATTGA
- the thiD gene encoding bifunctional hydroxymethylpyrimidine kinase/phosphomethylpyrimidine kinase, giving the protein MKEAHIPFACTIAGSDSGGGAGIQADLKTFSALGIWGCTVITAVTAQNPIEVKESFTVPPEIIRKQIEAVMEGFEVSAIKTGMLPDASTIRTVSDALPRDIPLVIDPVMIATSGKRLIEEEAVDVMIERLLPKAAIVTPNIPEACVLAGVKSIRDDSDIIRCGRKILDFGVKSVLIKGGHQKGEFSKDMLITPGSHEIFCAKRMSFDVHGSGCCLSAAITGGLAKNYSVRDSCLYAKEFVNKSIKYAILSNNNHYSINPDW; this is encoded by the coding sequence ATGAAAGAGGCGCACATACCATTTGCCTGCACAATTGCCGGTTCTGATTCCGGCGGAGGTGCGGGAATACAGGCCGACTTAAAAACATTTTCAGCACTTGGAATATGGGGGTGCACGGTAATTACTGCTGTGACTGCACAAAATCCAATAGAGGTAAAAGAATCGTTTACAGTACCCCCTGAAATTATAAGGAAACAGATTGAAGCGGTAATGGAGGGATTTGAGGTATCTGCCATCAAAACAGGGATGCTTCCTGATGCGTCCACAATTCGAACTGTATCTGATGCACTTCCTAGGGATATTCCTCTGGTAATAGACCCGGTAATGATTGCCACAAGTGGAAAAAGACTGATTGAAGAAGAGGCAGTGGATGTCATGATAGAAAGACTTCTCCCAAAAGCAGCCATTGTTACTCCCAATATTCCCGAGGCATGTGTACTTGCGGGGGTAAAATCAATCCGTGATGATTCTGACATTATCAGATGCGGAAGAAAAATCCTTGATTTTGGAGTCAAATCAGTCTTAATCAAAGGCGGACACCAGAAAGGAGAGTTTTCAAAGGACATGCTGATAACCCCCGGTTCTCATGAAATCTTCTGCGCTAAACGTATGTCTTTTGATGTTCATGGTTCCGGGTGTTGCCTTTCCGCTGCCATTACAGGAGGTCTTGCGAAAAATTATAGTGTCAGAGATTCATGCCTTTATGCCAAGGAATTTGTAAATAAATCGATAAAATATGCAATATTATCAAATAATAACCATTACAGTATTAATCCTGACTGGTAA
- a CDS encoding AIR synthase-related protein has translation MDVEEFARKGLLKGAAEDTIVNNLKEKIIEIKSCPEEYAAEFAKAILSEVKNSSGHEGDFFTYKKAGVSMGEFGVGSRGAGDFFAHRQFPRIIGKSSANVGVDEMDDGGVVKANGQYIITTVDGMHSRLSDFPFLAGFHVTRATLRDAYVMGAKPVALFSDIHVADDGDVAKIFDYTAGISVVSEMMDVPLVSGSTLRIGGDMVLGERLTGCVGTVGVANHLTKRSATKPGDVLLMTEGAGGGTIATAAIYSGYPRVVEKTINLSFLKACEALLSSEILDKIHSMTDVTNGGLRGDVYEMAETAGCRIVIEEDNLRSLVEQEVLRMLDALEIDYLGVSLDALLVVAPPEYAERIIEVVASTGVTMKKVGYVTEGPSDSKLLVNGELQDFLPRFREAAYTPVKKIVDKSQRDFDEMKELVKNAADEAISKKQRVLETLKKKY, from the coding sequence ATGGATGTTGAAGAGTTCGCACGAAAAGGACTTTTGAAAGGTGCGGCTGAAGATACGATAGTCAATAATCTTAAAGAAAAAATTATTGAAATAAAATCATGCCCTGAAGAATATGCAGCAGAATTTGCTAAAGCCATATTAAGCGAAGTAAAGAATTCATCAGGTCATGAAGGCGATTTTTTTACGTATAAAAAAGCAGGCGTTTCCATGGGCGAATTTGGAGTCGGGTCCAGAGGCGCAGGGGATTTTTTTGCTCACAGGCAGTTTCCGAGAATCATCGGGAAGAGCAGCGCCAATGTGGGTGTTGACGAAATGGACGACGGAGGAGTCGTCAAAGCCAATGGTCAGTACATTATTACGACAGTTGACGGAATGCACTCGCGCCTTTCCGACTTCCCGTTCCTTGCAGGTTTTCATGTAACAAGGGCAACACTAAGGGATGCCTATGTAATGGGCGCAAAGCCGGTTGCACTTTTTTCAGACATACATGTTGCAGATGACGGCGATGTGGCAAAAATATTTGATTATACTGCCGGCATTTCAGTTGTAAGTGAAATGATGGACGTCCCGCTGGTGTCGGGCTCCACACTTCGAATCGGCGGTGACATGGTACTTGGAGAGCGTCTTACAGGATGTGTGGGAACTGTTGGTGTTGCAAACCACCTTACAAAAAGATCTGCCACAAAACCAGGAGATGTTCTTTTAATGACAGAAGGTGCAGGCGGAGGAACAATTGCAACAGCTGCAATATATTCCGGATACCCACGGGTTGTTGAAAAGACGATCAATCTTTCATTCCTAAAGGCCTGTGAAGCTCTCCTTTCAAGTGAAATTCTGGATAAAATTCATTCAATGACTGATGTTACAAACGGAGGTCTTAGAGGTGACGTTTATGAGATGGCTGAAACTGCAGGATGCAGAATTGTAATTGAAGAAGACAACCTCAGAAGCCTTGTTGAACAAGAAGTCCTCAGAATGCTTGACGCACTTGAGATAGATTATCTTGGAGTCTCACTTGACGCTCTTTTGGTTGTTGCACCACCCGAATATGCAGAGAGGATAATTGAAGTCGTGGCATCAACAGGAGTTACAATGAAAAAGGTTGGTTATGTGACAGAAGGTCCTTCAGACTCCAAACTTCTTGTAAACGGCGAACTTCAGGACTTCCTCCCACGTTTCAGAGAGGCTGCATACACCCCTGTCAAAAAGATCGTTGATAAAAGCCAGCGGGATTTTGATGAGATGAAAGAACTTGTTAAAAACGCGGCTGATGAAGCAATTAGTAAAAAACAGAGAGTTTTAGAAACACTCAAAAAGAAATATTAA
- a CDS encoding class I SAM-dependent methyltransferase: MIGTRYKGGFQLTKVATHYDQVAAVYDSQYDQKQGKIYYGHICSKVMENLPKRGKLLDLGCGTGLFMHRYVSSGGEAFGLDISRGMIIKAHGRDGSDVFSGNAEVLPFCDGVFDCISSILAFSYLQNPNSMLDESYRLLKPGGALSVCTLGHNMFTKMVPVAYRIGEKLKIKRVGVGTFKEHYYREDEIRELFEKAGFEDVKVERISFAHVDLKPSLYSIAKKVEPFVEEKVPYLAFNLCVSGKKPEK, translated from the coding sequence ATTATTGGCACGCGTTATAAAGGAGGTTTTCAACTGACTAAAGTAGCAACACATTACGATCAGGTAGCAGCTGTATACGACAGCCAGTATGATCAAAAACAGGGAAAAATATACTACGGACACATTTGCAGTAAAGTGATGGAAAACCTTCCAAAGAGAGGAAAACTTCTTGATCTGGGATGTGGAACAGGACTTTTTATGCACAGATATGTAAGTTCGGGCGGTGAGGCATTTGGGCTTGACATAAGTCGCGGAATGATTATAAAAGCACATGGACGTGACGGTTCTGATGTATTCTCAGGCAATGCCGAGGTTTTGCCGTTTTGTGACGGTGTTTTTGACTGTATTTCAAGCATTCTTGCATTTTCATATCTTCAAAATCCAAATTCAATGTTAGATGAGTCATACCGGCTGCTCAAACCCGGAGGTGCATTGTCAGTATGCACCCTCGGGCATAACATGTTTACCAAAATGGTTCCTGTGGCTTACAGGATCGGTGAAAAATTAAAGATAAAGCGTGTCGGAGTCGGAACTTTCAAGGAGCATTATTACAGGGAAGATGAAATAAGGGAGCTTTTTGAAAAAGCCGGTTTTGAAGATGTAAAAGTTGAGCGTATATCTTTTGCACATGTTGATTTAAAGCCGTCTTTGTATTCAATTGCAAAAAAAGTAGAACCCTTTGTTGAAGAGAAAGTACCTTATCTGGCATTTAATCTCTGTGTTTCCGGAAAAAAACCAGAAAAATAA
- a CDS encoding replication factor C small subunit — translation MLWIEKYRPVKFEEICGQGEVLRHMQKFASEKNVPHLLIFGPHGTGKSVALESMAGDLYGGYLDENLSIIPSGVLFRQGKSWLENEDRFSHLYMKDESLITNFKHIVKWYASMKPLDADFKIVVFEEASSLPFDAQAALRRIMERYSQTCRFVFIAKQQTSIIPAIASRCLPLFFSPLEAEEIISVMQNVLRKEGVLPGTVSDDDLEIIAQLSRGDCRKALIYLQVMVTKGGDVDFSEITGSETSAISSSLFSYLMKGDLKRSKEIAEMLMTEYGLSGTDVVLEISKAAKREYNDKRIAVALSDADHNLCHAGNEFIQVNALLARVIKEVFN, via the coding sequence ATGCTATGGATTGAAAAATACAGACCTGTAAAATTTGAGGAAATCTGCGGGCAGGGTGAAGTACTCAGGCATATGCAAAAATTTGCATCCGAAAAAAATGTACCCCATCTTCTTATTTTCGGTCCTCATGGTACCGGAAAAAGTGTGGCTCTTGAATCCATGGCAGGTGATCTTTATGGGGGTTACCTGGATGAAAATCTGAGCATTATCCCTTCCGGTGTTCTTTTCAGGCAGGGAAAGTCATGGCTTGAAAATGAGGATCGTTTTTCTCATTTATATATGAAAGATGAAAGTCTGATTACAAATTTCAAGCATATTGTAAAATGGTACGCCTCAATGAAACCCCTTGATGCGGATTTCAAGATTGTGGTGTTTGAAGAAGCTTCAAGTCTGCCCTTTGATGCCCAGGCTGCTTTGAGGCGTATTATGGAAAGATACAGTCAGACCTGCCGTTTTGTGTTCATTGCAAAGCAGCAGACTTCGATTATACCTGCTATCGCCTCAAGATGTCTGCCGCTTTTCTTTTCTCCCCTTGAAGCCGAGGAAATAATTTCTGTTATGCAGAATGTTCTTAGAAAAGAAGGAGTTCTTCCAGGTACGGTTTCTGACGATGATCTGGAGATTATTGCCCAGCTTTCCCGTGGTGATTGCAGAAAAGCTCTGATTTATCTTCAGGTAATGGTAACAAAAGGGGGGGATGTTGATTTTTCGGAAATTACAGGTTCTGAAACTTCTGCAATATCTTCCTCTTTATTTTCATATCTCATGAAAGGTGATTTGAAAAGGTCAAAGGAAATTGCAGAGATGCTGATGACTGAATATGGCCTTTCAGGAACCGACGTTGTTTTAGAGATTTCCAAAGCGGCAAAAAGAGAATATAATGACAAAAGAATTGCGGTGGCATTATCGGACGCAGATCATAATCTGTGCCACGCAGGAAATGAGTTTATACAGGTTAATGCATTATTGGCACGCGTTATAAAGGAGGTTTTCAACTGA
- a CDS encoding 4-phosphopantoate--beta-alanine ligase: MIPKDHPRYASLVKREKIAESAWDGVVAMEGVGSHGRGEAFDYLIGEKTIESALLAEKTAAALFLDASFPVISVNGNTAVLAAAEIAELQKATGAVVEVNLFHRTEERIVKITKILEDAGVSVLSGRAEKLLDLSHDRALCLREGIYKSDVILVPLEDGDRCEALVNMGKKVITIDLNPLSRTAQTATLTITDELTRALPNITAACRDLGDEEQKLLIENLNNKEILKGAIEAIQENLSNAMD, from the coding sequence ATGATTCCAAAAGATCATCCGCGCTATGCGTCACTTGTAAAAAGAGAAAAAATTGCGGAGTCTGCCTGGGACGGAGTTGTTGCAATGGAAGGGGTAGGCTCTCATGGGAGAGGAGAGGCATTTGACTATCTTATCGGGGAGAAAACGATTGAAAGTGCGTTACTTGCGGAAAAAACAGCTGCCGCATTGTTCCTGGACGCATCATTTCCTGTAATTTCCGTTAACGGCAATACTGCTGTTTTAGCAGCAGCCGAGATTGCAGAACTTCAAAAAGCAACAGGAGCGGTTGTTGAGGTAAATCTTTTTCACCGGACTGAAGAGAGAATTGTAAAAATAACAAAAATTCTCGAAGATGCAGGAGTTAGTGTATTGTCGGGCAGGGCTGAGAAACTCCTGGATCTTTCCCATGACAGGGCGCTTTGTCTGCGTGAGGGCATATACAAAAGTGATGTAATTCTTGTTCCCCTTGAAGATGGTGACAGGTGCGAAGCGCTGGTAAATATGGGGAAAAAAGTCATTACAATTGATCTAAATCCTCTTTCAAGGACTGCACAGACTGCCACACTGACTATCACAGATGAACTTACACGTGCACTTCCAAACATTACAGCAGCATGCAGAGATTTAGGTGATGAGGAACAAAAATTACTCATTGAAAATCTCAATAACAAAGAGATTCTGAAAGGTGCCATCGAAGCCATTCAGGAGAATTTATCGAATGCTATGGATTGA
- a CDS encoding pantoate kinase gives MGRTAVAFCPGHISGWFKRADPKNGVKGSVGGGIVVNKGVTSEVRESDAMSVQALKKEADGSISSLFSGSPPIEYAFEKLGILAEVITTTRLPAGSGFGLSAASLLSSLSAANSLFDLGLDNAGIAKIAHESEIKFNSGLGDVAALTGGGYICRQKPGIMGDIIRNYDMNDSISVISFGPLPTESILGNPKAMEKISSAFREVCPKTPAEFFEISREFAENSGLISERIRSVLLKCDQNNIPASMTMLGEGVFAYGKNAERILAGFGEVYNLNMSKYGFETRRND, from the coding sequence ATGGGAAGAACTGCTGTAGCTTTTTGTCCCGGCCATATTTCAGGATGGTTTAAGCGGGCAGATCCAAAAAATGGTGTAAAAGGGAGTGTCGGCGGAGGAATAGTTGTAAATAAGGGCGTTACATCAGAGGTGAGGGAGTCTGATGCAATGTCTGTTCAGGCATTAAAAAAAGAAGCTGACGGAAGTATATCATCACTTTTCTCAGGTTCTCCTCCTATCGAATATGCTTTTGAAAAACTGGGGATTTTGGCAGAAGTAATTACAACCACCAGACTTCCGGCAGGTTCCGGTTTTGGTCTGAGTGCCGCTTCACTTCTGTCATCTCTGAGTGCTGCAAACAGTCTGTTTGATCTTGGTCTTGACAATGCAGGGATTGCCAAAATTGCACATGAATCAGAAATTAAATTTAATTCAGGTCTTGGTGATGTGGCAGCGCTTACCGGCGGAGGTTACATCTGCAGGCAAAAACCAGGCATTATGGGAGATATAATTCGGAATTATGATATGAATGATTCCATATCTGTCATAAGTTTTGGGCCGCTCCCGACAGAGAGTATTCTTGGCAATCCAAAAGCCATGGAAAAAATATCATCCGCATTCAGGGAGGTCTGCCCTAAAACACCTGCTGAATTCTTTGAAATCTCGCGAGAATTTGCAGAGAATTCAGGTCTTATATCAGAAAGAATAAGAAGTGTTCTTTTAAAGTGCGATCAAAATAATATTCCTGCAAGTATGACAATGCTCGGAGAGGGAGTTTTTGCTTATGGTAAGAATGCAGAAAGAATCCTTGCGGGTTTTGGTGAAGTATATAATTTAAATATGTCAAAATACGGGTTTGAAACAAGGAGAAACGATTAA